A region of Allocoleopsis franciscana PCC 7113 DNA encodes the following proteins:
- a CDS encoding methyl-accepting chemotaxis protein, producing the protein MTQIPPQNSFTKTSNEYPFAPNNLPVGDETPVMEESASSPTLLSSEKPESYLQNLDLSVQEQQTPWKRFSNQAFISLRTKATALALAIGTIPVALVGTTAYLTASTGIKAEIIQNEQHNTASLQQKLNLFVKQRYEDIVILSKFDAFTNSQVRNSLTSEGKNAILKDWIDSGKIYNSIVVYNPPQRETIASAGDKFDLEPVLKADYTQAVLETDRPIIVDPRQSLTQGVGFSFYTAAPVKDKSTNKTVALVRTRASMAAVKDFFYQGEANLGREFYITDSQGKITASSNPKAVEKNLADLFPKLSSRLQKGGKQKLTTILSEKGQEQIFTYVPNEELRRAYGLNWSLVVARPTVVAFAPQRQLLITLLLGTVFFTALVAVIAITIANRATRPILEATDAVVKIGQGDLNTRLIVQGDDELGLLVNNINDMAGQLGILLHEKERVADEQRQLTELLQSRVLELLEEVEPINDGDLTIRATVTADDIGTIADSYNFMVSNLREIVTKVQFAATNVATTTSNNEQSIQALSQEAVRQTEEITVALKQVQEMAQSARQVALSAEKAAEVVRRASQTVEEGDAAINRTVEGIVAIRETVSQTRQKVKYLGESSQKISTVVNLISEFASQTKMLAFNASIEATRAGEQGRGFAIVADEVRTLAQQSAEASREIEKLIAAIQGETNEVIAAMEEGTEQVVMGTKLVDETRHTLSKITVASAEVSQLVEEIAQAAIEQSGVSETVTQTMTNVAQISDKTSQEATVVSSSFEELQRVAKALQEDVAQFKVS; encoded by the coding sequence ATGACACAGATTCCCCCTCAAAATTCCTTTACTAAAACTTCCAATGAGTACCCTTTCGCTCCTAACAATTTACCCGTTGGGGATGAAACGCCTGTGATGGAAGAATCGGCCTCTTCCCCTACTCTGCTGTCTTCCGAAAAACCTGAATCTTATTTACAGAATTTAGACCTTTCTGTGCAAGAGCAGCAAACTCCTTGGAAGCGCTTCTCCAATCAAGCTTTTATCAGTTTACGAACCAAGGCAACAGCACTGGCTCTCGCCATCGGCACAATTCCCGTGGCGCTAGTTGGAACAACTGCCTATTTGACCGCTAGTACAGGAATTAAGGCGGAAATTATTCAAAATGAACAACATAATACTGCAAGCCTGCAACAAAAATTAAATCTCTTTGTCAAACAGCGCTATGAGGACATCGTCATACTGTCTAAGTTCGATGCCTTCACCAATTCTCAGGTTCGGAATTCCCTCACCTCTGAGGGAAAAAATGCCATCCTCAAGGATTGGATAGACTCTGGCAAAATCTACAACAGTATAGTTGTATATAACCCTCCTCAACGGGAAACCATTGCCTCAGCAGGCGATAAATTTGACCTAGAGCCGGTGTTGAAGGCGGACTATACTCAAGCTGTGTTGGAAACCGATCGCCCCATCATTGTCGATCCGCGACAAAGCCTAACTCAGGGTGTGGGTTTTAGTTTTTATACCGCTGCTCCTGTTAAAGATAAATCCACGAACAAAACAGTCGCCCTTGTCCGTACCCGTGCCTCAATGGCTGCCGTGAAAGACTTCTTCTATCAGGGCGAAGCCAATCTGGGTCGAGAATTTTATATCACGGATTCTCAAGGGAAAATTACGGCATCTAGTAACCCCAAGGCAGTCGAGAAAAACCTAGCAGACCTATTCCCCAAACTATCTTCCCGGCTCCAGAAAGGGGGTAAGCAAAAGCTCACCACGATCCTTTCTGAGAAAGGGCAGGAACAAATTTTCACCTACGTTCCCAACGAAGAACTGCGTCGAGCTTATGGATTGAATTGGAGTCTGGTGGTTGCCCGCCCTACAGTGGTGGCGTTTGCTCCTCAAAGACAGCTTCTCATCACCCTGCTTTTGGGGACGGTTTTTTTCACGGCGCTAGTAGCTGTAATTGCGATTACAATCGCCAACCGAGCCACACGTCCAATTTTAGAAGCGACCGATGCTGTGGTCAAAATTGGTCAGGGAGACCTGAATACTCGCTTGATCGTACAAGGTGATGATGAACTGGGCTTGTTAGTCAATAACATCAACGATATGGCGGGTCAGTTGGGCATACTCTTGCACGAAAAAGAACGAGTCGCCGATGAGCAACGCCAACTCACGGAACTCTTGCAAAGTCGGGTGTTGGAACTCTTAGAAGAAGTCGAACCCATTAATGATGGAGACCTCACCATTCGGGCAACTGTGACCGCCGATGACATTGGGACAATTGCAGACTCCTACAATTTCATGGTGTCCAACTTGCGTGAAATTGTCACAAAGGTGCAATTTGCCGCTACTAACGTTGCTACAACCACCAGTAACAACGAACAGTCGATCCAAGCGCTCTCCCAAGAAGCAGTACGTCAAACCGAGGAAATTACAGTAGCCCTCAAGCAGGTGCAAGAGATGGCTCAATCGGCGCGACAGGTGGCACTCAGTGCGGAAAAAGCAGCAGAAGTGGTACGCAGAGCCAGTCAAACCGTGGAAGAAGGCGACGCGGCAATCAACCGCACGGTAGAAGGGATTGTGGCAATTCGAGAAACGGTTTCACAAACCCGACAAAAAGTCAAGTATCTTGGGGAGTCGTCGCAAAAGATTTCCACGGTTGTTAACCTGATTAGTGAATTTGCCTCTCAGACCAAGATGTTGGCGTTTAATGCCTCGATTGAAGCCACGCGTGCTGGGGAACAAGGGCGAGGGTTTGCGATCGTTGCAGATGAAGTGCGAACACTAGCGCAACAATCGGCAGAAGCTAGCCGAGAAATTGAGAAGTTAATTGCCGCCATCCAGGGAGAAACCAATGAGGTAATCGCCGCCATGGAAGAGGGTACTGAGCAGGTGGTGATGGGAACCAAGTTGGTGGATGAAACACGGCATACGTTGAGTAAGATTACCGTTGCATCTGCTGAGGTGAGCCAATTGGTCGAAGAAATCGCTCAAGCGGCGATCGAGCAATCCGGTGTATCGGAAACGGTGACTCAAACCATGACGAATGTGGCTCAAATTTCCGACAAAACCTCCCAAGAAGCCACTGTTGTATCCTCCTCCTTTGAAGAACTCCAACGGGTTGCCAAGGCTCTACAAGAAGATGTTGCCCAATTCAAAGTCAGTTAA
- a CDS encoding response regulator transcription factor, producing the protein MNTALIIEDSLSEQEIISGCLLQGGLNVLKANNAEEAIAKINHQKPDVIILDVVLPDRSGFELCRELKAKAETKQIPIVICSTKGGKLNQRWGMKQGADAYLVKPIDQVELVDTVKNLLKS; encoded by the coding sequence ATGAACACTGCCCTAATCATTGAAGACTCCTTGAGTGAACAAGAAATCATATCAGGTTGTCTGCTGCAAGGAGGTCTTAATGTTTTAAAAGCCAACAATGCAGAAGAAGCGATCGCCAAAATCAATCACCAAAAACCGGATGTGATTATCTTAGACGTAGTCCTACCCGATCGCAGTGGATTTGAATTGTGCCGTGAACTCAAAGCCAAAGCAGAAACCAAGCAAATTCCAATTGTGATCTGCTCAACCAAAGGAGGCAAGCTGAATCAACGGTGGGGCATGAAGCAGGGAGCAGACGCTTACTTAGTCAAACCGATCGACCAAGTAGAACTCGTGGATACTGTTAAAAATCTGCTCAAAAGCTAA
- a CDS encoding ATP-dependent Clp protease proteolytic subunit, translating into MPIGIPKVPYQLPGSQYTEWVDIYNRLYRERIIFLGQEVDDEIANQIIAVMLYLDSEDNSKDIYLYINSPGGMVTAGMAIYDTMQHIKSDVVTICVGLAASMGSFLLAAGKKGKRLALPHSRIMIHQPSGGTRGQATDIEIEAREIIRIRHQLNQIYANNTGQTLEKIEKDMDRDFFLSAQEAKEYGLIDRVIEERPN; encoded by the coding sequence ATGCCCATTGGCATCCCCAAAGTCCCCTATCAGCTGCCTGGATCTCAGTACACAGAGTGGGTTGATATTTACAACCGTCTCTACCGGGAACGGATCATTTTTCTAGGGCAAGAGGTTGATGATGAAATTGCCAATCAGATCATTGCTGTGATGCTTTATCTGGATTCGGAAGACAACAGCAAAGATATTTATCTCTATATCAACTCCCCTGGTGGCATGGTGACAGCCGGCATGGCTATTTATGACACCATGCAGCACATTAAGTCCGATGTGGTGACCATTTGTGTCGGACTGGCGGCGTCGATGGGTTCTTTCTTACTCGCGGCGGGGAAGAAGGGCAAACGCTTAGCATTACCCCACTCCCGGATTATGATTCACCAACCGTCTGGGGGTACGCGCGGACAAGCCACTGATATTGAGATTGAAGCCAGAGAAATTATCCGCATCCGGCATCAACTCAACCAAATCTACGCGAACAATACGGGTCAAACCCTTGAGAAGATTGAGAAAGACATGGATCGTGACTTTTTCTTGTCGGCTCAAGAGGCGAAGGAATATGGGCTGATTGACCGCGTGATTGAAGAGAGGCCAAACTAG
- a CDS encoding vWA domain-containing protein, with amino-acid sequence MKVGLHSALNDAHVDANQPSSQRQLSIAIGAIASGQVRNVPLNLCLVLDHSGSMNGRPLETVKKAAIQLIERLNPGDRISIVAFDHRAKILVKNQVIDDIDGVIKQIKRLSADGGTAIDEGLKLGIEEVAKGKTETVSQVFLLTDGENEHGDNKRCLKLAELATSYTITLNTLGFGSNWNQDVLENIADAGGGTLSYIERPEQAADEFGRLFERAQSVQLTNAYLLFSLMPKVRLAELKPIAQVAPETIELPVQREGDKFVVRLGDLMTDAERVILANLYLGQLQQGRQAIANLQVRYDDPAVGAEGLLSEVVSVEADVQGVYQPALNSEVQKSILALAKYRQTQIAEAKLQEGDRAGAATMLQTAAKTALQLGDQSAATVLQTSATRLQAGEELSEADRKKTRIVSKTILQE; translated from the coding sequence ATGAAAGTTGGTTTGCACTCTGCTCTAAATGATGCCCATGTTGATGCCAATCAACCCAGTAGTCAGCGTCAGCTGTCGATTGCGATCGGTGCGATCGCATCTGGGCAAGTTCGCAATGTCCCGTTGAATTTGTGCCTGGTTCTCGATCACAGTGGTTCGATGAACGGACGCCCTCTGGAAACCGTGAAAAAGGCCGCGATTCAATTAATTGAGCGCTTGAATCCAGGCGATCGCATTTCGATCGTAGCCTTTGATCACAGAGCCAAAATCTTGGTCAAGAACCAGGTGATCGATGACATCGATGGTGTGATCAAACAGATCAAACGTCTGTCGGCCGATGGGGGTACAGCGATTGATGAAGGTCTCAAGCTGGGAATTGAAGAAGTCGCCAAAGGCAAGACAGAGACGGTGTCCCAGGTGTTTTTGCTCACCGATGGTGAGAATGAACATGGCGACAACAAACGCTGCCTCAAATTAGCGGAACTGGCAACCAGCTACACCATTACGTTGAACACATTAGGCTTTGGATCGAATTGGAACCAAGATGTCTTGGAAAACATTGCGGATGCTGGAGGGGGCACCCTATCCTACATCGAACGCCCAGAACAAGCCGCTGATGAATTTGGCAGACTGTTTGAGCGTGCTCAATCGGTGCAACTCACCAATGCCTACCTTCTCTTCTCTTTAATGCCTAAGGTGCGGCTGGCAGAACTTAAGCCCATTGCTCAGGTCGCTCCAGAGACGATTGAATTGCCCGTGCAACGAGAGGGTGACAAGTTTGTGGTGCGCTTGGGAGATTTGATGACGGATGCGGAACGGGTGATTTTAGCGAACCTTTATCTGGGACAACTGCAACAGGGGCGTCAAGCGATCGCCAATCTGCAAGTTCGTTACGATGACCCCGCCGTGGGGGCAGAAGGTCTACTCTCGGAAGTGGTGTCGGTCGAGGCAGATGTTCAGGGTGTTTATCAACCCGCTCTCAATTCTGAGGTGCAGAAGTCTATCCTAGCTTTGGCGAAGTATCGGCAGACTCAAATTGCGGAGGCCAAATTGCAAGAGGGCGATCGTGCGGGTGCGGCAACAATGCTACAAACGGCGGCAAAAACAGCCCTACAATTGGGTGATCAAAGTGCCGCTACCGTGCTACAAACCAGCGCCACTCGCTTGCAAGCCGGGGAAGAACTTTCGGAAGCCGATCGCAAGAAAACCCGCATTGTTTCCAAAACCATTTTGCAGGAATAA
- a CDS encoding ATP-dependent Clp protease proteolytic subunit encodes MNLPIQAVQSPYYGNTSYRTPPPDLPSLLLNERIVYLGMPLVPAVTQLIIAELLFLQYQDPDKPIKIYVNSTGTSRYDGEPIGFETEAFAICDTMSYIKPPIHTICLGSAMGMAAMLLSAGTKGCRASLPNASIVLHQPKSYTRGQATDIQIRAKEVLANKATMIDILSRNTGQPSEKIAKDMDRLFYMTPQQAKEYGLIDRVLETTEVPPALAAGVS; translated from the coding sequence ATGAACTTACCCATTCAGGCTGTTCAGTCACCCTACTACGGTAATACCAGTTACCGGACACCGCCGCCAGACTTACCTTCATTGTTGCTGAACGAGCGGATTGTTTATCTGGGTATGCCCTTGGTGCCAGCAGTAACCCAATTAATCATAGCTGAACTCCTGTTTTTGCAGTACCAAGACCCTGACAAGCCGATCAAAATCTACGTCAATTCCACCGGCACCTCTCGTTACGATGGCGAACCCATTGGCTTTGAAACAGAAGCCTTTGCCATTTGTGACACGATGAGTTACATCAAGCCCCCCATCCATACCATTTGCCTGGGTTCAGCGATGGGAATGGCGGCGATGTTGTTGTCAGCCGGAACAAAAGGCTGTCGAGCCAGTTTACCGAATGCCTCCATCGTTCTACACCAGCCCAAGAGTTATACTCGCGGTCAAGCCACGGATATTCAAATTCGGGCGAAGGAAGTGTTGGCGAATAAGGCCACGATGATCGATATCCTATCTCGCAACACCGGTCAGCCATCGGAAAAGATTGCCAAAGATATGGATCGACTGTTTTACATGACGCCCCAACAGGCGAAAGAGTATGGTCTGATCGACCGCGTGCTGGAAACCACGGAGGTTCCCCCTGCCCTGGCGGCGGGTGTTTCTTAA
- a CDS encoding hybrid sensor histidine kinase/response regulator: MAVNPDIRDHAYKFFIEEVPEFLQVLEAGLLTLKQERSNTHIHSLMRTAHSIKGGAAGVGLEAIATLAHRLENLFKALYSETVEVDTELESQLLSAYDCLRFPLMQQMASGQFDAAQALATAEPIFTQLEQRLGDAFAQVEHFDIPTSAQLGVDMTISIFEVDVGQGLEQLARVIRHPQDYQVAGELRQQAEVFVELAEILNKPGLGVIAEAALSALNVHPEQALKITQLALADFQAYREAVLTGNATPDGNLSSALLELSQASVEFPAEQEPLVPNWSVNQQNEFGANHPFFEFDALDDAIAELENFAFASDEREGNPSTTHATDPNQPFFSLLLDSERTQGERGGNGSEVEELASWEELLLDAAASAEIEASAPNSLIRLTSTLKGLQHQQGDKATGTNTSETIDVTAQAIETPSIENSPNHTFQLSPETTPLKPSSTPIHQENIPVTPTVTVRVDAERLERMNNLVSESAIRRSGLSLENRQLQSSVQELLNRADAIEQIVEQLRKVSDQTLVPERNYNPQTVPDSVSQIREFATTQADFDALEMDSYGTLHSLLQRFLEDMVQLKESVADIGLFAKQSDRTLDQLRKMLTNLQDEFVWARMLPLGEVLNRFPRMLRDLSTTYHKPVTLKLSGTEVLVDKGVLEKIYDPLLHLLRNAFDHGIELPEVRRQQGKSEQGVIEIKAYHQGGQTIIEIRDDGQGLNLEAIGRRALERGLISPEQLLHVSENQLRDFIFVPGFSTAKQVSELSGRGVGMDVVRSQLEILKGTLTVNSTPGVGTTFTIGLPLTLTSAKLIVGLVGSKAIALPSDSIEEIVLPKANQIQRHGTQRFLPWRGQTAPIYRVADLLDYGYPVPETPLGRALVVESSSADLIPPLLVFHRGQQVFALEVDHLVTEQKLVIKPFGGVVAPPSYTYGCTILGDGSLIPVIDGVTLVEQSLGQESQTTAIATLSESEPSIEFDPDRTTTDHSHASVNPTLTSLNTATTPTVLVVDDAASLRKTLAMSLERAGYRVLQAGDGWEALKHLQSNAQVNLVISDIEMPNLNGFDLLNHRRQDPQLQKVPVMMLTSRSNDKHRRLAMHLGATAYFTKPYIEQSFLKAIKDILN, translated from the coding sequence ATGGCAGTCAACCCTGATATCCGCGACCACGCTTATAAGTTTTTCATAGAAGAAGTTCCTGAGTTTTTGCAGGTACTCGAAGCTGGGTTACTGACACTCAAGCAAGAGCGTAGCAATACCCACATCCATAGCTTAATGCGAACCGCTCACTCCATTAAAGGAGGAGCAGCGGGGGTAGGATTAGAGGCGATCGCCACCTTGGCTCACCGCTTGGAAAATCTGTTCAAGGCTCTCTACAGCGAAACTGTAGAGGTCGATACTGAACTAGAAAGCCAACTGCTCTCGGCTTACGACTGCCTGCGCTTCCCTCTTATGCAGCAGATGGCATCCGGTCAATTTGACGCCGCGCAAGCCTTAGCAACAGCCGAACCCATCTTCACCCAGTTGGAACAGCGATTAGGGGACGCCTTTGCCCAAGTGGAACATTTCGACATCCCCACCTCGGCTCAATTAGGGGTCGATATGACGATATCGATCTTTGAAGTGGATGTTGGACAGGGACTAGAGCAGCTTGCCAGGGTTATCCGTCACCCGCAAGATTACCAAGTGGCGGGAGAATTACGTCAACAAGCAGAGGTATTTGTCGAGCTAGCTGAAATTCTCAACAAGCCAGGATTAGGGGTAATTGCTGAAGCCGCTCTATCTGCACTCAACGTTCATCCGGAACAGGCACTCAAAATTACACAACTGGCTCTGGCGGATTTTCAAGCCTACCGAGAAGCTGTGCTAACGGGGAATGCGACCCCCGACGGAAACCTCTCGTCGGCTTTGTTGGAACTGTCTCAGGCATCCGTCGAGTTTCCGGCTGAGCAGGAGCCACTCGTACCCAACTGGAGTGTTAATCAGCAGAACGAGTTCGGGGCTAATCACCCTTTTTTTGAGTTTGATGCACTCGACGATGCGATCGCGGAATTAGAGAATTTCGCGTTTGCTTCTGACGAGAGGGAGGGCAACCCATCCACAACCCATGCCACCGATCCAAATCAACCCTTCTTCTCGCTCCTACTTGATTCAGAACGGACGCAGGGGGAGAGAGGAGGTAATGGCAGCGAAGTAGAAGAACTGGCAAGCTGGGAGGAACTGTTACTCGACGCGGCAGCGAGTGCCGAAATAGAGGCGTCTGCCCCAAACTCCCTGATTCGGCTGACCTCAACGCTCAAGGGACTTCAACACCAACAGGGAGACAAAGCGACAGGGACAAATACCTCAGAAACTATTGATGTAACGGCTCAAGCGATTGAAACCCCCTCAATCGAGAACAGCCCCAACCACACATTCCAGTTATCACCAGAGACAACGCCACTCAAGCCAAGCTCAACCCCAATTCATCAGGAGAACATACCCGTCACGCCAACGGTTACGGTGCGGGTTGATGCCGAACGCCTGGAACGGATGAATAATCTAGTCAGTGAGTCTGCTATCCGCCGTAGTGGTCTTTCCCTGGAGAATCGTCAACTTCAGAGTTCGGTGCAAGAACTGCTGAATCGAGCCGATGCGATCGAGCAAATCGTCGAACAGTTGCGGAAGGTATCCGACCAAACCCTTGTTCCTGAGCGAAACTATAACCCCCAAACCGTTCCAGATTCAGTCAGTCAAATCAGAGAATTCGCCACAACTCAGGCTGATTTTGACGCATTGGAAATGGACAGTTACGGAACCTTGCACTCGTTACTGCAACGGTTTCTAGAAGACATGGTTCAGTTGAAAGAATCCGTGGCGGATATTGGCTTATTTGCGAAGCAATCCGACCGAACCCTAGACCAACTGCGTAAAATGCTCACGAACCTCCAGGATGAGTTCGTTTGGGCGCGGATGTTACCTCTAGGTGAAGTTCTCAACCGTTTTCCGCGCATGTTGCGTGATTTATCCACCACTTATCACAAACCCGTGACGCTGAAATTAAGCGGGACAGAGGTACTGGTTGACAAAGGTGTCTTGGAAAAAATATATGACCCTTTGTTACACTTGCTGCGGAATGCTTTTGACCACGGCATCGAACTCCCAGAAGTGAGGCGTCAGCAGGGGAAATCCGAGCAAGGTGTGATTGAAATCAAAGCCTACCACCAAGGAGGGCAAACCATTATTGAAATCAGGGATGATGGTCAAGGTCTAAACTTAGAAGCGATTGGTCGTCGCGCTTTGGAACGGGGATTAATTTCACCCGAACAACTGTTACATGTGTCGGAAAATCAGCTAAGGGATTTCATTTTTGTGCCGGGATTTTCTACCGCCAAGCAGGTGAGTGAACTGTCAGGGCGGGGAGTGGGGATGGATGTGGTGCGATCGCAACTCGAAATCCTCAAGGGCACACTCACCGTGAACTCCACACCAGGAGTAGGCACCACCTTTACCATCGGCTTGCCGCTTACGCTGACAAGTGCCAAATTAATTGTGGGCTTGGTGGGTTCCAAAGCAATTGCACTGCCGTCTGACAGCATTGAAGAAATCGTCTTGCCCAAAGCCAACCAGATTCAACGCCACGGGACTCAGCGATTTTTGCCGTGGCGAGGACAAACCGCGCCCATTTATCGAGTCGCCGACCTCTTGGATTATGGCTATCCGGTGCCAGAAACACCTCTGGGTCGGGCATTGGTTGTAGAATCGTCTTCAGCGGATTTAATCCCACCGTTGCTAGTTTTCCATCGGGGGCAACAGGTGTTTGCCCTGGAAGTTGATCATTTGGTAACCGAACAAAAACTGGTGATCAAACCCTTTGGTGGGGTGGTGGCTCCCCCTAGCTATACCTACGGCTGTACAATTTTAGGGGATGGCAGCTTGATTCCTGTGATTGATGGTGTGACCTTAGTGGAGCAATCACTCGGTCAAGAGTCTCAGACCACTGCGATCGCTACTCTATCAGAGTCAGAGCCAAGCATCGAATTCGACCCTGATCGCACCACCACAGATCATTCCCATGCATCGGTTAACCCAACCTTGACATCGCTCAATACGGCAACCACTCCTACGGTTTTAGTGGTGGATGATGCGGCTTCTTTACGGAAAACTTTGGCAATGAGCTTGGAAAGAGCGGGTTACCGAGTCTTGCAAGCTGGGGATGGTTGGGAGGCGCTCAAACATTTGCAATCCAATGCCCAAGTGAATCTAGTCATTAGTGACATTGAAATGCCGAATTTGAATGGCTTTGACCTTTTGAACCATCGTCGCCAAGACCCTCAACTTCAGAAAGTTCCGGTCATGATGCTTACCTCCCGTAGCAACGACAAGCACCGACGCTTAGCCATGCACTTAGGCGCGACGGCTTATTTTACCAAGCCCTACATTGAACAAAGCTTTTTAAAAGCGATCAAAGATATTCTCAACTAA
- a CDS encoding chemotaxis protein CheW, whose translation MSNSSSVPNSLLSLPNSASSSEREPFLRFHLEPDTTALLPLPQLAEVFNIHISQIVPIAHMPSWIRGVYNWRGEILWIADLGHLVGLTPSYQQRRSTLMYTTVVLHSLSNPATSTTVKPQLLGVIVNRLEDIEWCDLEQIYSPPSSTVHQDLLPFLRGYWGKSDDEMLAVFDGEAIMAAMPKHNV comes from the coding sequence ATGTCCAATTCTTCCTCAGTTCCTAACTCCTTATTATCACTGCCGAATTCAGCGTCTTCCAGTGAAAGAGAACCGTTTTTGCGGTTTCATCTAGAGCCGGATACAACCGCACTCTTACCCTTACCTCAATTGGCTGAAGTATTTAACATTCACATCAGTCAAATTGTGCCCATTGCTCACATGCCATCATGGATTAGGGGAGTCTACAACTGGCGGGGCGAAATTTTATGGATAGCGGATTTGGGGCACTTAGTTGGACTGACTCCCAGCTACCAACAGCGTCGCAGTACTTTAATGTATACAACTGTTGTACTGCACTCGCTCTCTAATCCTGCAACTTCTACCACAGTTAAGCCACAACTACTCGGTGTTATTGTTAATCGACTGGAAGATATTGAGTGGTGTGATTTAGAACAAATTTACTCCCCACCATCATCTACCGTTCATCAAGATTTACTGCCCTTTTTGCGCGGCTACTGGGGGAAATCAGATGATGAAATGTTAGCCGTTTTCGATGGTGAAGCGATTATGGCGGCGATGCCGAAGCACAATGTTTAA
- a CDS encoding response regulator: MKTQIGSNFLERYRFKQSKKAQVIETFQKVQFSGQLIWVAPNNEKRWNLYFCQGRIMYATGGTHPVRRWARNIAAYCPQIQVNLTELQNELLKLNLDSFISSWEYQLFGLWITQKKITEDQVEQVIQSVLEEVIFDLSQEDGLTHQINEYPCTSQPLAVIDEQQVIADVQQLWQALWNAQIVDYSLNQAPIIKQPKLLKDCTSERVYQALIKLLNGENTLRDLAIKMKRNVVQVIRLLLPYLKSGVVEFISIPDLPDPVGRTVLNLPSQPLNPTKPLIACVDDSAAVCQTLEKLLTAAGYRFISINDGLRALTSLLSSKPDLIFLDLMMPNTNGYEICSQLRKAPSFRNTPIVILTGNDGIVDQVRAKLFGASDFLSKPVDAGKVLSTISKHLSPNELT, translated from the coding sequence ATGAAAACTCAAATAGGTTCAAATTTTCTAGAGAGATACAGATTTAAACAATCTAAAAAAGCTCAAGTTATTGAAACTTTTCAGAAAGTCCAGTTTAGTGGTCAACTAATATGGGTAGCTCCTAACAATGAAAAAAGATGGAATCTTTATTTCTGTCAAGGTCGCATTATGTATGCCACAGGTGGAACTCATCCAGTCAGACGCTGGGCAAGAAATATAGCCGCTTATTGTCCTCAAATTCAGGTTAATCTGACCGAACTGCAAAACGAGCTTTTGAAGCTTAATCTTGATAGTTTCATCAGTAGCTGGGAATACCAGCTATTTGGCTTGTGGATAACACAGAAAAAAATTACCGAAGACCAAGTTGAACAAGTCATTCAATCCGTCTTAGAAGAGGTGATTTTTGATTTGTCGCAAGAGGATGGCTTGACTCATCAAATCAATGAATATCCATGTACATCTCAGCCACTTGCCGTGATTGATGAGCAACAAGTGATTGCAGATGTTCAGCAGCTTTGGCAAGCGTTGTGGAATGCTCAAATTGTTGACTATTCTCTCAATCAGGCACCTATTATTAAGCAGCCCAAACTCTTAAAAGACTGCACATCAGAAAGGGTTTATCAGGCTCTAATTAAACTGCTCAATGGAGAAAATACTCTGCGCGATTTAGCAATCAAAATGAAGCGCAATGTCGTGCAAGTGATTCGTTTACTTCTCCCTTATCTTAAATCAGGAGTTGTAGAATTTATTAGCATCCCCGATTTACCTGATCCAGTGGGTCGAACAGTGCTGAATCTACCGTCTCAGCCGCTCAATCCCACTAAACCACTCATTGCCTGTGTAGATGATAGTGCTGCCGTTTGTCAAACTCTAGAAAAGCTTTTAACCGCCGCAGGTTATCGATTTATCAGCATTAATGATGGCCTGAGAGCGCTGACAAGTCTCTTATCCTCTAAGCCAGATTTGATATTTTTAGATTTGATGATGCCCAATACCAATGGTTATGAAATTTGTAGCCAATTACGCAAGGCTCCGTCGTTTCGGAATACTCCCATTGTAATTTTGACGGGTAATGATGGCATTGTCGATCAAGTTCGAGCTAAACTTTTCGGTGCATCAGATTTTTTGAGTAAACCCGTCGATGCGGGGAAAGTCCTCAGCACAATCTCTAAACATTTATCGCCGAATGAGTTAACTTAA